From a region of the Brevibacterium siliguriense genome:
- a CDS encoding LLM class flavin-dependent oxidoreductase, with translation MTKPILLNAFDMMTPVHQSPGLWRHPESRVDEFTQLSFWTDLAKTLEDGGFSSLFLADILGVYDVYGGNADVTNRGGVQFPLLDPLVAVPAMAAATKTLGFGVTASVTYEKPYLLARTLTTLDHFTNGRVAWNIVTSYVDSAARNLGLKGQIPHDERYDRADEFMEVMYKLFEGSITADALKADAENNVFVDPDEVRDIGHDGKFFTVPGQALAVPGPQGTPLLFQAGASKRGQEFALDHAEAIFFSGPTPEILRSWVDKVRHGLEERGRARDSVKIFALATVIVDDTDEAAEARLADYRRYVDTESALSLFGGWTGVDLSGASPDDTLEYVSTEANQSALASFTTMAGDKPWTIRDLAEFVALGGRGPVITGSPETIADEFQRWMDDADIDGFNIAAAVRPADAERFTKYVSPELRRRGLLPEPTVGATLREQLTGTGPRLADDHTGARYRLGEGARV, from the coding sequence ATGACGAAACCGATCCTGCTCAATGCCTTCGACATGATGACCCCGGTCCACCAGTCGCCTGGACTGTGGCGCCACCCGGAATCACGAGTCGACGAATTCACCCAGCTGTCCTTCTGGACAGACTTGGCCAAGACCCTCGAAGACGGAGGATTCTCTTCGCTCTTCCTTGCCGACATCCTCGGCGTCTACGACGTGTACGGCGGCAACGCCGATGTCACGAACCGCGGGGGAGTGCAGTTCCCTCTGCTCGACCCCCTTGTCGCAGTTCCCGCCATGGCAGCAGCGACGAAGACGCTGGGATTCGGTGTGACCGCCTCGGTGACCTATGAGAAGCCCTACCTGCTCGCCCGCACCCTGACCACCCTCGATCACTTCACCAACGGTCGTGTGGCCTGGAACATCGTCACCAGCTATGTCGACTCTGCCGCCCGCAACCTCGGACTCAAGGGCCAGATCCCGCACGACGAGCGCTACGACAGGGCCGATGAGTTCATGGAGGTCATGTACAAACTGTTCGAGGGCTCGATCACCGCGGATGCACTCAAGGCCGATGCCGAGAACAACGTCTTCGTCGACCCGGATGAGGTCCGCGACATCGGCCACGACGGCAAGTTCTTCACGGTTCCCGGTCAGGCGCTCGCTGTCCCCGGCCCGCAGGGCACCCCGCTGCTCTTCCAGGCCGGCGCATCCAAACGAGGGCAGGAATTCGCACTCGACCACGCCGAGGCGATCTTCTTCTCCGGACCGACCCCGGAGATTCTGCGCAGCTGGGTCGACAAGGTCCGTCACGGACTCGAAGAGCGCGGCCGCGCCCGTGACTCGGTGAAGATCTTCGCCCTGGCCACCGTCATCGTCGACGACACCGACGAAGCCGCCGAGGCGCGTCTGGCCGACTATCGTCGCTACGTCGACACCGAATCCGCGCTGTCGCTGTTCGGCGGATGGACCGGAGTCGACCTCTCCGGAGCCTCACCCGATGACACCCTGGAATACGTGTCGACCGAAGCCAACCAGTCCGCGCTCGCCTCCTTCACCACCATGGCCGGAGACAAGCCCTGGACGATCCGTGACCTCGCGGAGTTCGTCGCCCTCGGCGGGCGCGGACCGGTCATCACCGGCTCACCGGAGACCATTGCGGACGAATTCCAACGGTGGATGGACGATGCCGATATCGACGGATTCAACATCGCCGCGGCCGTGCGCCCGGCCGATGCCGAACGCTTCACGAAGTACGTCTCGCCCGAACTGCGCCGTCGCGGGCTCCTGCCCGAGCCGACCGTCGGCGCCACACTGCGCGAACAGCTCACCGGCACCGGCCCCCGCCTGGCCGATGATCATACGGGTGCCCGGTACCGCCTCGGTGAGGGCGCTCGCGTCTGA
- a CDS encoding MFS transporter: MTQTPVTGPSTQDPPQRLLSGKTRVLASAFAGTTIEWYDFYLYGTAAALIFNVQFFPSDSELGSRLASFATLAVGFFARPLGGIVAGHLGDRVGRKALLVVSLLSMGTASTLIGLVPNFDAIGWWAAVSLVVLRIVQGLSAGAEWGGSALLSVEHAPARKRGLFGSFTQIGSAAGMLLATSSFFVVQNLMSDDAFEAFGWRIPFLASALLVALGLWIRLGVSDAPEFQELKDSGQVAKAPLREVLTAHPRVLLVTIGLRLAQNSVFYLITVYMLSYLAENRSDSTSGVTAVMIASAVGLVTGPAWGWASDRVGRKPVTIFGLIGIAVFGWFFFAFLDAGPLGLLPLVVILGMNLAHDAVYGPQAAWFAEQFPIEVRYSGVNMGYQLGTVIGGGIMPMVAALLYVAGGHSPWLICGYLTLLCVLSLIAAIGAIDPARALARTTD, from the coding sequence ATGACGCAGACTCCGGTCACCGGACCGAGCACCCAGGATCCACCCCAGCGGCTCCTGTCCGGAAAGACGCGAGTGCTGGCCTCGGCATTCGCCGGGACGACGATCGAGTGGTACGACTTCTATCTCTACGGCACCGCCGCAGCCCTGATCTTCAACGTCCAGTTCTTCCCCTCGGACAGTGAACTCGGCAGCCGACTCGCCTCCTTCGCCACCCTCGCCGTCGGGTTCTTCGCCCGCCCCTTGGGCGGAATCGTCGCCGGCCACCTCGGGGACCGTGTCGGACGCAAGGCTCTGCTCGTCGTCTCCCTGCTGTCCATGGGGACGGCATCGACGCTCATCGGTCTGGTCCCGAACTTCGATGCAATCGGCTGGTGGGCCGCGGTCTCCCTCGTCGTCCTGCGTATCGTGCAGGGACTGTCGGCCGGAGCCGAATGGGGCGGATCGGCTCTGCTCTCGGTTGAGCATGCACCTGCCCGCAAGCGCGGGCTCTTCGGGTCCTTCACCCAGATCGGGTCCGCAGCGGGAATGCTGTTGGCCACCAGCTCCTTCTTCGTCGTCCAGAATCTCATGAGCGACGATGCGTTCGAAGCATTCGGCTGGCGCATCCCCTTCCTCGCCTCCGCGCTGCTCGTGGCACTGGGCTTGTGGATCCGCCTCGGCGTCTCCGATGCACCTGAATTCCAGGAACTCAAGGACTCCGGGCAGGTCGCCAAGGCTCCGCTGCGGGAAGTGCTGACCGCTCATCCGCGAGTCCTGCTCGTCACCATCGGGCTGCGCCTGGCACAGAACAGCGTCTTCTACCTCATCACCGTCTACATGCTCAGCTACCTGGCGGAGAACCGCAGCGACTCGACCTCGGGTGTCACGGCGGTCATGATCGCCTCGGCGGTGGGTCTGGTGACCGGACCGGCCTGGGGCTGGGCTTCCGACCGGGTCGGCCGCAAACCCGTGACCATCTTCGGGCTCATCGGCATCGCAGTGTTCGGATGGTTCTTCTTCGCCTTCCTCGACGCGGGCCCACTGGGACTTCTTCCACTGGTCGTCATCCTCGGCATGAACCTCGCTCACGATGCTGTCTACGGCCCGCAAGCCGCCTGGTTCGCCGAACAGTTCCCCATCGAAGTCCGCTACTCGGGAGTGAACATGGGCTACCAGCTGGGCACCGTCATCGGCGGCGGAATCATGCCCATGGTCGCGGCGCTGCTCTACGTCGCCGGAGGACACTCGCCCTGGCTCATCTGCGGCTACCTCACCCTGCTGTGCGTCCTCTCGCTCATCGCAGCCATCGGCGCAATAGATCCTGCCCGAGCGCTCGCACGCACCACGGACTGA
- a CDS encoding flavin reductase family protein, whose protein sequence is MTLLADPTIQSPAPVIPATPDTLRETFSHFPQGVAFIGAEIDGAPTGLVASTLTVGVSLDPPLVSIAVQNSSTTWPTLRRAPEFGISLLGSDQEHLARQLAAKDRSRRFTGVSPEVTAGGGLTIPGSSAFLWTRLYAEVAAGDHTVALLEILGTRNDDGPEALVFHRSEFKSLRVS, encoded by the coding sequence ATGACACTCTTGGCAGACCCCACCATTCAATCACCGGCACCGGTGATCCCCGCAACGCCTGATACTCTCCGTGAGACCTTCTCCCACTTCCCGCAGGGAGTCGCCTTCATCGGCGCCGAGATCGATGGGGCACCAACGGGACTCGTCGCCTCTACCCTCACCGTCGGCGTCTCGCTCGACCCACCGCTGGTCAGCATCGCGGTCCAGAACTCATCGACCACCTGGCCCACTCTGCGTCGGGCCCCTGAGTTCGGGATCTCCCTGCTGGGTTCCGACCAGGAGCACCTGGCCAGGCAGCTGGCGGCGAAGGACCGCAGCCGACGCTTCACCGGCGTCAGCCCCGAGGTCACAGCCGGCGGCGGCCTGACGATTCCCGGCAGCTCGGCCTTCCTCTGGACCCGGCTCTACGCGGAGGTCGCGGCCGGCGATCACACGGTGGCTCTGCTCGAGATCCTCGGCACCCGCAATGACGACGGACCCGAGGCCCTGGTCTTCCACCGCAGCGAGTTCAAGAGCCTACGCGTCTCCTGA
- a CDS encoding Rv2578c family radical SAM protein translates to MRWNEASDSTDSGSPVLFGTKGLIQSVQTPEFSGITFHEVLAKSALNRVPRSSSMPFSWTVNPYRGCSHACVYCFARNTHRYLDLDSGSDFDRQVVVKVNIAEVLSAELARPKWSRDHVALGTNTDPYQRAEGRYSLMPGIITALAERSTPMSILTKGTLLRRDLPLLARVAEDAPVEISMSIAVHDDALQQSIEPGTPTTKARLATVRAAAELGFDVTVFMMPIMPKLTDSRDRLESALRAIKDAGTARVVFGALHLRPGAREWFFEWLEREHPELLPRYRTMYARSSYASKEYRRWLGERINPLIDRYGLRGRSDDDYPATSRMRGRTDSGRIPQQTGAQAAPAQQFTAPAQQALF, encoded by the coding sequence ATGCGGTGGAACGAAGCGAGCGACAGCACTGACTCGGGCTCCCCGGTCCTCTTCGGAACGAAGGGACTGATCCAGTCGGTGCAGACGCCGGAATTCTCAGGAATCACCTTCCACGAGGTGCTCGCGAAGTCTGCCCTGAACAGGGTTCCGCGGTCGAGTTCCATGCCCTTCTCCTGGACCGTCAACCCCTACCGCGGCTGCTCGCATGCCTGCGTGTACTGCTTCGCCAGGAACACCCACCGTTATCTCGATCTCGACTCCGGGTCCGACTTCGATCGCCAGGTCGTCGTCAAGGTCAATATCGCCGAGGTCCTCTCTGCCGAACTGGCGCGCCCGAAGTGGTCGCGTGATCATGTCGCACTGGGCACGAACACCGACCCCTATCAGCGGGCCGAAGGCCGCTACTCCCTGATGCCGGGGATCATCACCGCCCTGGCCGAACGGTCGACGCCGATGTCGATTCTGACCAAGGGCACTCTGCTGCGCCGCGATCTGCCGCTGCTGGCCCGCGTCGCCGAAGACGCTCCTGTGGAGATCAGCATGTCGATCGCTGTCCACGACGACGCACTGCAGCAGAGCATCGAACCCGGCACCCCGACGACGAAGGCCCGTCTGGCCACCGTGCGCGCGGCCGCCGAACTCGGGTTCGATGTCACCGTGTTCATGATGCCGATCATGCCCAAACTCACCGACTCCCGCGACCGCCTCGAGTCCGCACTTCGAGCGATCAAGGACGCCGGGACCGCACGAGTCGTCTTTGGAGCGCTGCACCTGCGCCCCGGAGCCCGCGAGTGGTTCTTCGAATGGCTCGAACGCGAACACCCCGAGCTCCTCCCCCGGTACCGCACGATGTATGCCCGGTCGTCCTATGCGTCGAAGGAGTATCGTCGGTGGCTCGGTGAGCGCATCAACCCGCTCATCGACCGCTATGGCCTGCGCGGCCGCAGCGATGACGACTACCCGGCGACGTCCCGGATGCGCGGCCGCACGGACTCGGGCCGAATTCCACAGCAGACAGGCGCGCAGGCGGCACCGGCCCAGCAGTTCACTGCCCCGGCTCAGCAGGCACTGTTCTGA
- a CDS encoding DsbA family oxidoreductase — MKIEIWSDIACPWCYIGKRRFEAALDGFAHKDDVDVQWRSFQLDPNLPDHFDGTETEYLSQMKGMPAAQVRQMFDHVWQQAAEVGLNYDFDSIVVANSFTAHRFLHFAKTHGLMSEAKESLLSGHFEKGRDIGDIDYLAEVGQEIGLDSDRVRRVLASDEYADEVRSDISQARSLGAGGVPFFVIDRKYGISGAQPAEVFTQALETAWDEGQKLTVLAGTPQSTGKDSAEDFAGATVCGPDGCH, encoded by the coding sequence ATGAAGATTGAGATCTGGTCGGACATCGCCTGCCCCTGGTGCTATATCGGAAAACGCCGCTTCGAGGCAGCCCTCGACGGCTTCGCACACAAGGACGATGTCGACGTCCAATGGCGCAGCTTCCAGCTCGACCCGAACTTGCCCGATCACTTCGACGGCACCGAGACCGAATACCTCAGCCAGATGAAGGGCATGCCCGCCGCTCAGGTGCGGCAGATGTTCGATCATGTATGGCAGCAGGCCGCCGAAGTCGGCCTGAATTACGACTTCGACTCGATCGTCGTGGCGAACAGCTTCACCGCTCACCGCTTCCTCCACTTCGCCAAGACTCACGGACTCATGTCTGAAGCCAAGGAGTCGCTGCTGTCGGGCCACTTCGAGAAGGGGCGCGACATCGGTGACATCGACTATCTCGCCGAGGTGGGCCAAGAGATCGGCCTCGACTCCGACAGAGTCCGCCGAGTCCTCGCAAGCGATGAATACGCGGACGAGGTGCGATCCGATATCAGTCAGGCCCGCTCGCTCGGCGCGGGCGGCGTCCCGTTCTTCGTCATCGACCGCAAGTACGGAATCTCCGGGGCACAGCCTGCCGAGGTCTTCACCCAGGCCCTCGAGACTGCATGGGACGAAGGGCAGAAGCTCACAGTCCTCGCCGGCACTCCGCAGTCAACGGGCAAGGACTCGGCAGAGGATTTCGCCGGGGCCACAGTCTGCGGCCCCGACGGCTGCCACTGA
- a CDS encoding TetR/AcrR family transcriptional regulator, whose product MASQGDRARDALLDAAEELFARNGIDAVSNRRIVEHAGAANHSAVAYHFGGRDGLLRALVERHHEEMSRRRRELMEQLGESPNIHELVTARLRPLIELLDSLPKPSWRAQFMSQISAVPSAVAVAKEVIGDANLPDDLRFINGAVDGIPESVLRGRAYLLGSMVVGVCADQEAKMNEDANKGNWEQVGRFLIDAAAGMIGAPVTDPDGAVRYPNVPLI is encoded by the coding sequence ATGGCCAGTCAGGGTGACCGAGCGCGCGATGCGCTGCTCGACGCTGCAGAAGAGCTGTTCGCGCGCAATGGGATCGATGCGGTATCGAATCGGCGAATCGTCGAACATGCCGGGGCGGCGAACCATTCGGCAGTCGCCTACCACTTCGGCGGCCGAGACGGACTGCTGCGTGCGCTCGTGGAGCGCCACCACGAGGAGATGTCCCGACGCAGGCGCGAGCTGATGGAGCAGCTGGGTGAATCGCCGAACATCCATGAGCTCGTCACGGCTCGTCTGCGCCCGCTCATCGAGCTGCTCGACAGCCTGCCGAAGCCCAGCTGGAGAGCGCAGTTCATGTCTCAGATCTCGGCGGTCCCATCCGCCGTCGCGGTGGCCAAAGAGGTGATCGGGGACGCGAACCTGCCTGACGATCTGCGATTCATCAACGGAGCGGTCGACGGTATCCCCGAGAGCGTTCTGCGGGGTCGCGCCTACCTGCTGGGGAGCATGGTCGTCGGCGTCTGTGCCGACCAGGAGGCGAAGATGAATGAGGATGCAAACAAGGGAAACTGGGAGCAGGTCGGACGCTTCCTCATCGATGCTGCGGCCGGGATGATCGGCGCGCCGGTGACCGACCCGGACGGCGCCGTGCGCTACCCGAACGTTCCGCTGATCTGA